The following coding sequences lie in one Nocardioides sambongensis genomic window:
- a CDS encoding ABC transporter permease — MGKYTLRRLLQMIPVVIGSTFLIYAMVFSLPGDPTAGKCGERPCSPEYVAQFKEKYNLNDPLPVQYVKYMGNVIQGDLGESQYGVPVRDELADRFTTTLKLGVVALAFEAVIGIGAGVLSGLRRGGFIDNLVLVSTLVVISIPIFVIGTVLQLYLGVKWGIFPVTVGSDAPWFDLLLPGMVLGSTSVAYLARLMRSDLADTMRTDYIRTAHAKGLAQGRVVGVHALRNSMIPVVTFLGYDFGALLGGAVITEGIFNIHGIGGYVYRGIGDRDGMVVVGTVTVLVLVYLLANLIVDLVYGLIDPRISHD; from the coding sequence GTGGGCAAGTACACCCTCCGACGGCTGCTCCAGATGATCCCGGTGGTCATCGGATCAACCTTCTTGATCTACGCGATGGTCTTCTCGCTCCCGGGCGACCCCACCGCCGGCAAATGCGGTGAACGGCCGTGCTCACCGGAGTACGTCGCTCAGTTCAAGGAGAAGTACAACCTCAACGACCCGCTCCCGGTCCAGTACGTCAAGTACATGGGCAACGTGATCCAGGGCGACCTCGGTGAGTCCCAGTACGGGGTCCCCGTGCGCGACGAGCTGGCCGACCGCTTCACCACGACCCTCAAGCTGGGCGTCGTCGCCCTCGCCTTCGAGGCGGTGATCGGCATCGGCGCCGGCGTCCTCTCCGGACTCAGACGCGGCGGGTTCATCGACAACCTGGTCCTGGTCAGCACGCTGGTCGTGATCTCGATCCCGATCTTCGTGATCGGCACGGTCCTCCAGCTCTATCTCGGCGTGAAATGGGGCATCTTCCCGGTCACCGTGGGCTCCGACGCCCCCTGGTTCGACCTGCTGCTGCCCGGCATGGTCCTCGGCTCGACGTCGGTGGCGTACCTGGCCCGACTGATGCGCTCCGACCTCGCCGACACGATGCGGACCGACTACATCCGAACCGCCCACGCGAAGGGCCTCGCCCAGGGCCGGGTGGTCGGCGTGCACGCGCTGCGCAACTCGATGATCCCGGTGGTCACCTTCCTGGGCTACGACTTCGGCGCGCTCCTGGGCGGCGCGGTCATCACCGAGGGCATCTTCAACATCCACGGCATCGGCGGCTACGTGTACCGCGGTATCGGGGACCGCGACGGCATGGTGGTCGTCGGCACGGTGACCGTGCTGGTGCTGGTCTACCTGCTCGCCAACCTGATCGTGGACCTCGTCTACGGCCTCATCGACCCGAGGATCTCCCATGACTGA
- a CDS encoding peptide ABC transporter substrate-binding protein encodes MRGINRAVGVVAASALALTLSACGGDDSGDESEAGLTVFGCNPENPLVPQNTAETCGGDPQDLTVAKLIHYDVENAAPSYDIAESIETDDNQNFTVKIKPDYKFSDGTTVTAESFVKAWNYAAWGPNGYQANYFFEPFAGYAAMQCAPPENAELAEDEDPCAKYPPVDKDEALDGLEVVDETTFTIQTTEKVSNLEVRLGYTAFAPLPESFFEDPDAFGEKPVGAGPYMVDKWTKNEEIVLSKNPEYSGEYPGVEDQITFRIYENAEAAYADLQAGNLDVINQIPTDSLIDDKWLTDLDDRGTSRPVGVIQTIGINPVADKGLDDPDLRKAISMAIDRQTVIDQIFAGTREPATGWVSPVVDGYEAGACGDWCNYDPEAAKKLWDKAGGYDGDLTLAVNNDSDHGPWAEAACNSIRQALDVECTVDLSRDFATFLTDLGEGKIKGLFRQGWQMDYPSIENFLVPLYSKGASSNYYGPYDNPEFEQLTREAAAADDLDTANGLYQQAEQLLSEDMRIIPLWYATGQAGWSDRVDGEVAINAFGVPDYRNVELAN; translated from the coding sequence ATGCGAGGCATCAATCGTGCGGTCGGCGTGGTCGCCGCATCCGCGCTCGCCCTCACATTGTCGGCATGTGGCGGCGATGACTCGGGCGACGAGAGCGAGGCTGGGTTGACCGTCTTCGGTTGCAACCCGGAGAACCCGCTCGTTCCGCAGAACACCGCCGAGACCTGCGGTGGAGACCCGCAGGACCTGACGGTCGCGAAGCTGATCCACTACGACGTCGAGAACGCTGCGCCCAGCTACGACATCGCGGAGTCGATCGAGACCGACGACAACCAGAACTTCACGGTCAAGATCAAGCCCGACTACAAGTTCTCCGACGGCACGACCGTCACGGCCGAGAGCTTCGTCAAGGCGTGGAACTACGCCGCGTGGGGCCCCAACGGCTACCAGGCCAACTACTTCTTCGAGCCCTTCGCCGGCTACGCGGCGATGCAGTGCGCCCCGCCGGAGAACGCGGAGCTCGCCGAGGACGAGGACCCCTGCGCCAAGTACCCGCCGGTCGACAAGGACGAGGCCCTGGACGGCCTGGAGGTCGTCGACGAGACCACCTTCACCATCCAGACCACCGAGAAGGTCTCGAACCTCGAGGTCCGTCTCGGCTACACCGCCTTCGCGCCCCTCCCGGAGTCCTTCTTCGAGGACCCGGACGCCTTCGGCGAGAAGCCGGTCGGCGCCGGCCCCTACATGGTCGACAAGTGGACCAAGAACGAGGAGATCGTCCTCTCCAAGAACCCCGAGTACAGCGGTGAGTATCCGGGCGTCGAGGACCAGATCACCTTCCGGATCTACGAGAACGCCGAGGCGGCCTACGCCGACCTGCAGGCCGGCAACCTCGACGTGATCAACCAGATCCCGACGGACTCGCTGATCGACGACAAGTGGCTGACGGACCTCGACGACCGCGGCACCTCGCGTCCGGTCGGTGTGATCCAGACGATCGGCATCAACCCGGTCGCCGACAAGGGCCTGGACGACCCGGATCTGCGCAAGGCGATCTCGATGGCGATCGACCGGCAGACCGTGATCGACCAGATCTTCGCGGGCACCCGTGAGCCGGCCACCGGCTGGGTCTCCCCGGTCGTCGACGGCTACGAGGCCGGCGCGTGCGGCGATTGGTGCAACTACGACCCCGAGGCCGCGAAGAAGCTGTGGGACAAGGCCGGCGGCTACGACGGCGACCTGACCCTCGCGGTGAACAACGACAGCGACCACGGCCCCTGGGCCGAGGCCGCCTGCAACTCGATCCGGCAGGCGCTGGACGTCGAGTGCACCGTCGACCTGAGCCGTGACTTCGCGACCTTCCTCACCGACCTCGGCGAGGGCAAGATCAAGGGTCTGTTCCGTCAGGGCTGGCAGATGGACTACCCGTCCATCGAGAACTTCCTCGTCCCGCTGTACAGCAAGGGCGCGTCGTCGAACTACTACGGTCCGTACGACAACCCGGAGTTCGAGCAGCTGACCCGCGAGGCGGCGGCAGCCGACGACCTGGACACCGCCAACGGCCTGTACCAGCAGGCCGAGCAGTTGCTGTCCGAGGACATGCGGATCATCCCGCTGTGGTACGCGACCGGTCAGGCCGGCTGGTCCGACCGCGTCGACGGAGAGGTCGCGATCAACGCCTTCGGTGTTCCGGACTACCGGAACGTCGAGCTGGCGAACTGA